The following DNA comes from Frankia casuarinae.
GCCCGGTCGGACCGGGACGTCGACGATCGGCTGCACAAGCGGTACCAGGAGGCGAAGACCGGCTGTCGCACCGGCGTCGGCTACGAGACGTGGCTCGACCAGCAGCTCACCCAGGTGGCGGTCGGTTGGGTGCTGGCCTGCGTGTTCACCCGATTCTGCGAGGACAACACGCTGCTGGGACGTCCGATGCTGGCCGGCCCGGTCCGCCCCGAGCAGGAGGCCGACGAGACAGGCGAGGCCAGGGAACGGGTCGACGGGGTGGCCGAGGCCCGGGAATGGCAGACTTTCTACTTCCAGGCGGAGGACCACAAGAATGACTCCGACCTGGACTACCTGCGGGCGGCGGTCGCCCGGCTGGAGGCGTACGACGCAACCCGGGATCTGGTCAACCGGCACAACCCGCTGCACCTGGTGGACATCTCACCGGACGCGGCGACCGGCCTGCTGGAGTTCTGGCGGCGGATCGACCCGGAAACCGGCGCTCTCGTCCACGACTTCTCCGATCCGGCGTCCTCCACCCGCTTCCTCGGCGATCTGTACCAGGATCTTTCCGAACAGGCGCGTAAGGACTACGCGCTGCTCCAGACCCCCGAGTTCGTCGAGGAGTTCATCCTCGGCCGGACCCTTGCCCCGGCGATCGACGAGTTCGGCCTCGCCGAGGTTCGGATGATCGACCCGGCCTGCGGCTCCGGGCACTTCCTGCTCGGCGCCTTCGACCTCCTGCTCGACCGGTGGCAGAAGCAGGAACATGGGATTGACGTCAAGGTCCACGTGGAGCGCGTACTCGGCCAGGTCCACGGTGTCGACATCAACCCGTTCGCGGCGGCGATCGCCCGGTTCCGCCTCGTCATCGCCGCACTGGCCGTCTGCGGGATCACCCGGCTCGTCGACGCCCCCGTCTGGCGCATCCGCATCGCCATCGGTGACTCCCTGCTGTGGGGCACCGAGGATCAGCAGGACGAACTCGACGGCGTCGCCACCCACGCCCTGACGGGTTCCACCGGTGAGGGTGAGTTCACCTACGAGTACGAGGACGCTCGCGAGCTGAAGGAGATCCTGGAAGCCCGCTACCACGCGGTTGTCGGCAACCCGCCGTACATCACGGTCAAGGACCGGGCCCCCAGCAACGCCTATCGGGTGCGCTGGAGCGCATGCCATCGCCAGTACGCGCTCAGCGTGCCGTTCGCGCAGCGGTTCTTCCGACTCGCGGTCAACGGCGGCTTCACCGGCCAGATCACCGCGAACTCCTTCATGAAGCGCGAGTTCGGCAAGAAACTCATCGAGGAGTTCTTCCCGAGCGTCGACCTCACCCTGCTCGTCGACACCAGCGGCGCCTACATCCCCGGCCACGGAACCCCGACCGTCCTCATCTTCGGCCGCCACCGCCGCCCCTCCCTGACCACGGTGCAGACTGTCCTTGGGATCCGGGGCGAGCCCAGCGCACCGGCCGACCCGGCCAAAGGCCTCGTGTGGACACGAATAGTAGAGAACTTCGCGAATGCTGACCACACGGATGCGTATATCAGCACCCTCGGAATCAAGCGGATAGATCTTGCGAGGCATCCCTGGTCACTCGCTGGCGGTGGAGCGGCTCAGTTGCAAGCTCAGATAGACACAACCAGCGCGCGTCTACATAATCTCGGAGTTGACATCGGACGCACCGTCCAGCTCGGCGAAGATGACGCTTGGATACTTGCCCATAGTTCTCCGGCGGTGACCAGGTTTCAGGACAACATGGTCCCCCATGTTTTCGGCGAGCTAGTACGTGACTACACGATCGAACAACCTCCCATTGCAATTAATCCGTATGCCGACATAACCAAAGGAATCCCCCTTTTAAAAGATCAGGAAGTTGTACAAAATCTCCTCTGGCCAAACCGAACAATCCTGTCTGCTCGCACAATATTCGGTAGAAGTCTTGCCGAAAACGATCGACCATGGTATGCATATTTAGAAATATATGCAAACCGACTGCACACCCCGCTGGCGATCGCCTTTCCGTTCGTCTCGACCCACAACCACTTCACACTCGACCGAGGCGGCAAGATATTCAATCGTACCGCAACCGTTCTCAAGCTGCCCGAGGGAGCCACGGAGGAGAAACATCTGCGGCTGGTCGGGGTGCTGAACTCGTCGGCGGCGTGCTTCTGGCTCAAGCAGGTGAGCCACGACAAAGGAATCCGTGGCCAGGGAGGAGGCTTCACCAGTGACGACTGGGAACACTTCTACGAGTTCACCGGGACCAAGCTGAAGGAGTTTCCGCTGCCGGACGGGGCGCCACTGGTGTTGGCGACGCGGCTGGACGGGTTGGCTCAGGAGCTCCAGCGGGTCGCGCCGGCCGCGGTGGCCAGGGACGCTGTTCCGACCCGGGAGGCACTCGTGCACGCGCGGGCGGAGTGGGAGCGGATCCGGGCGGAGATGATCTCGGCGCAGGAGGAGCTGGACTGGGAGGTCTACGGTCTCTACGGGCTGCTCGGCGACGACGCGGACGGGTTGATCGGTTCGAGTGTGACGAAGCCGCCGCTGGCGCTTGGCGAACGGGCGTTCGAGATCGTGCTGGCGCGGCAGCACGATGCCGGCGAGACCGAGACGGAATGGTTCACCCGGCACCGCTCGACGCCGATCATCCAGCTGCCCGCGCACTGGCCGCAGGACTACCGGGCCCTCGTCGAGCGGCGGCTGGCGAAGATCGACGATGATCCGTACCTTCACCTCATCGAGCGGCCGGAATGCAAGCGGCGCTGGGCGAGCCGGCCGTGGGCGGAGATGGAGGCCGAGGCGTTGCGCGCCTGGCTGCTCGACCGGCTGGAGGCCCGCGAACTGTGGCACCGACCGGAACCGACCCCGCGCACCGTCGCCCAGCTCGCCGACGAGCTGCGGACCGACGCCGAGTTCACCGCCGTCGCCAGGCTCTACGCCCGCGACACCGCTCTTGGTGACGTGGTCGCCGATCTCGTGCGCGACGAGCATGTACCGTTCCTCGCCGCCTGGCGGTACACCGACATGGGGCTGCGGGTCCGGGCGCAGTGGGAACGCACCTGGGATCTCCAGCGGGAGCAGGATGCCGAGGACGAGCGGATCCGGGCCGAGGAGGAGCGGCGTAAGGAGTCCGACGAGCCGCTGCCACCGGCCCCACCGCGTAAAATCATCGACATCAAGGTGCCGCCGAAGTACAAACAGACCGACTTCCGCGAGACGTCCTACTGGCGCAGCCGCGGGAAGCTGGACGTGCCCAAGGAGCGGTTCATCTCGTACCCGGATGCTTCCCGGGACGGGACCCTGCTGCTGGGCTGGGCCGGCTGGGATCATCTCCAGCAGGCGCAGGCGCTGGCCACCTATATCGCCGATCGGCGCGAGGTCGACGCCTGGGACGCCGAGAAAACCAAGCCGTTGCTCGCCGGGCTGCTGGAACTCCTGCCGTGGGTCGCGCAATGGCATTCGGAACTGGACCCGGAGTTCGGTATTCGGCCCGCGGACGCCTACACCGGCTTCCTCGACGAGCAGGTGCGCCAGCTCGGGCTGACCCGTGACGATCTCACCGGCTGGCTCCCCGCGGCCAGGAAGACGAGAACCACGGTGAAGAAGCCGGCGAAGAAGCCGGCGAATAAGCCCGCCACGACTCCGGCGAAGGCGGCCCGGTCATGACCCTGATCTCGGAACTCCTCGACATCCCCGAGGCCGTGTACCCGGGGGACTTCGTCCTCGACCTGTCCCGCGGCGTGACCCAGATCGATCGCACCCTGCGCGAGTATGTCGTCACCCCCGAGCTGGCCATCCGGTTCGGGGAGGCGCTGGGTCTGATCAAGAGCGCGCTCACCGACGGCAGTAGCAAGGCCGCCTACCTCGACGGCTCGTTCGGGTCCGGCAAGAGCCACTTCATGGCTGTGCTCGGCGCGCTGGCGCGGAACCACCCCGGGGCCCGGGCGATCGGCGAGCTCGCCCCTGTCATCACCGCATTCGACGGTGACGTCATCGGCAAGCAGTTCCTCGTCGTGCCGTATCACCTCGTCGGCAAGACGTCGCTGGAGGAGGCGGTCCTCGGCGGCTACCTGGCGCACGTCCGCGCGCTGCACCCGGACGCGCCGCTGCCCGCCGTCCTCATCGACAAGCCGCTGCTCGACACCGCGGTGGCGTTGCGCGGCCAACTCGGCGACCAGGCGTTCTTCGGCCTGCTCGGCGGCGGCGACCGGAGCTCGGCTGCCGACCCGCGCTGGGGCACGTTGAACCACGGGGCCTGGGACGCCGACCGGTTCGAGCAGGCACTGACCGCCGCTCCCGCCGCGCAGGAGCGCCGCGACCTGGTCGGCACCCTGGAGAAGGCGCTGGTCGGGTTCGCCGAGCTCGCCCGGGGCGCCGCCACCGGCTACGTCAACATCGACGACGGCCTGGCCGCGATCAGCCAGCATGCCGCCGGCCTCGGCTACGACGGGCTGATCCTCTTCCTCGACGAGCTCATCCTGTGGTTCGCCACCAGGATGGCCGATCACGCCTGGGTGGCGAACGAGGCTCCCAAGGTCGCCAAGCTCGTCGAGGCGGCCAACGCCGACCGACCGGTGCCGATCATCAGTTTCGTCGCCCGCCAGCGGGACCTGCGCGAGCTCGTCGGCACCAACCTGCCCGGCACCGAACATCTTGCCTTCGCCGACAGTCTCAAGTGGTGGGAGGGTCGGTTCGGCTCGATCAAGCTCTCCGACAACAACCTGCCGCTCATCATGTCGAAGCGGGTCCTGCGGCCGCGCAGCGATGCCACCCGGGCACAGATCGACACCTCGTTCGCCGCGATGGACCGGGTCCGAGCGGACATCCGGGCCGCGCTGATGACCGCCCACGCCGACCGGGCCGCGTTCCGGCTGACCTATCCGTTCAGCCCGGCATTCGTCGAGACGCTCGTCGCGCTGTCCGGGTTCCTCCAGCGGGAGCGGACCGCGCTGCGGGTCATGCAGCAGCTACTCGTTGACCAGCGGGACACCCTGCAGCTCGGCCAGCTCGTCCCCGTCTCCGACCTGTTCGACGCGCTCATCACGGATGCGTCGCCGATCAGCGGCGAGCTCGGCGGGCTGTGGCGCAACGCGCAGAAGGTCTACGGCGAGATCCGTCGGCTCATCCTGGAAAGCCACGGGCTGACCGAGGAAACCGTCACCGGGGTGGCCCCGAAACACGCCGTGCACATGGACGACCGGATCGCCAAGACCCTGGTGCTCGCCGCCCTGCTCCCCGAGGTCCCGTCGATGCGGGATCTCACCGCCCGCCGGATCGTGGCCCTCAACCACGGGTACATCCGGTCGATGGTGCCGGGTCAGGAGACGGGCGCGGTCACCCAGGTCGTCCGCAAATGGGCGGCCCGGCTCGGCGCGGTGCAGGTCAGCGGGGACGACGCAAGCCCGCTCCTGTCGGTGCGGCTCGAAGGCGTCGACATCGAGGGCATTCTGGAGAACGCCAAGGGGGCCGACTCGCCCGGCGACCGCCGGCTGACCGTGCGAACGCTGCTGTTCGACGCGCTCGGCGCCACGAAACCGGAGGGTATCGACCGCGCGACGATCGTCACCGCCACCTGGCGCGGCACCAAACGCAACGTCGAGCTCATCTACGGCTATCTTCGCGACCCCGGTGACGTGGGCGACAGCATGTTCACGCCCACCCACAACGGCTGGCGGCTCGCCCTCGACGTCCCCTTCGATCCGGACGACCACTCCCCGGCCGAGGCCCTCGACCGGGTCTCGCGGCTGCGGGACGCGCTCCCAGCGCGCACCCTCTGCTGGGTCCCGCGGCACTTCACCGCACACACCCAATGGAGCCTGGGCCGCTACCTGCGGCTGGAATACGCCGTCGGGCCGAGCTTCGACCAACTCGCCGGGCACCTGTCCGACAATGACCGGGCTATCGCCCACCAGCAGTTGACCGCGCAGCTCGACCAGCTGCGCAGCCAACTGACGAACGCGCTGCTGCAAGCCTATGGCCTCGTCACCCCGGACGAGACGGTCGTCGATCCCGCGCACGGCGGGATCGACATGTTCGTCAGCCTCGAACCGGGATTCACGCCCCGGGTCCCCGCCGGTGCCGCCCTGCGCCCCGCCTTCGAAAACCTGCTCGACCAGGCACTGAGCTGGGAGTTCCCGGCCCACCCCCACTTCGACGGCGAGGTGCGCCCGGGTGACCTGGCAAAAGTGCACGCCCAGGTGCGCCGGGCCATCGAACATCCCGAGCACCGGATCATGGTCGAATCCAGCGAGCGGCCCGTCATGCGGAAGGTGGCCAACCCGCTGGGGCTCGGCGAGCAGAGCGACCAGTACTTCGTCCTCGGCCACCACTGGGAACGGCACCTCGGCCGAAAGATCATCGAGGCCGAGGCGGCGGGCCGGCCGGTCACGGTCGGAGACCTGCGTGCCTGGCTGGACGAGCCGAAGCGGATGGGTCTGCCCCAGGAGATCGCGGACCTTGTTGTGCTGGTCTTCGCCGAGCAGACCAACCGCGGCATCCTCCACGGCCGGCCGCTCGACGTGAGCATCCCGCGCCCGCTGCCCGCGGACGCGCGCGTTGTCGCCGAGCCGCTACCCGATCGGGACACCTGGGAGGAGGCCCGCGGCCGGGCGCACGCCCTCTTCCTGATCACTGACATCACCGAACTGTGTACCGCGCGCAACGTCGCCTTGCTGGCCACTCGGGTACGATCAGCCGTCGCGGACCGGCTTCCGAAGGTTCGCGCGCTGCACGCGGCCCTCATCCGCCGAGGACCGACCGTGCTCCGGGACGGCACCGACCCGGCGACGGAACGAGTCCGGATCGCCCAGGGCGCGCTGCGTCTCTGTGCGGACCTGGCGACCATCACCGACAATCTGGCCCTGGTCGAGCGGCTCGCCGCCTTCGACCTCCCCGCGGTCCCGCTGCACACCGGTCGGAGCCTGACCACCGCCGCCGATCTCGACGCGGCCATCCGGGAGGTGGACTGGAACATCTTCACCACCGTGGCCGACTGGGGACCCGAGCATCCGCGGGGCGCGGAGGCAGCCGCGTTGGTGACCGAGCTCGCCGCGGTCTGGGCGGCCAACGAGTACGTCCAGCACCTCCAGCCGGCGCTCACCAAGGCGGACAGGAAGGCTCGCGGGTTGCTGCTGGAATGGAGCCGACGGGTCTCCCGCCCAGCGAGCAGAACCGGCACCATCAACCCGCCGGGCGTGGCCACACCGGGCGTGGCGACACCGGGCGGCGTGGCAACCAGCGGCGCCCGCGAGGTCGATCAGGACTCGGTTGCCGAGTTCACGTCCACGCTCGCGGCGCTCACCGCCCAGGGCTGGCGGATCAAAGTCACCTGGCAGGCCGTGCGGTGACCGTGGTAGCCGCGCCGGTCCTGGTCCGGGCGAAGGTGGCCGAGGTGCTCCGCCGAGACGAGAAGGCGCGCGTCGTCGCCCTGGCCGCGGCGCCGGTGTGGCCGCACGACGAACGCCTGGAACTGCCCGGTGGCCGCGGCGTGGTGGTCCGGCCATGCGTGTCCACCCTCGCGATCCGCGACGAGCTGCAACAGGTCGACGATCTCCCTGCCGGGGAGGTACTCGTCCTGCTCACCGAGTACGAAACCGGCGAGCTGGGGACGAGCATCACTGCCCGGCTCGCCGGTCAGAAGATCCTGCCGCTTGATCGCTGGCAGCAGCTCACCAGCCTGTTTCGGGCACACGGCATCGATCCGGCCCTCGTCGACGAGCAGTGGGCGGTGAACGCGCTGCTCGCCACCCCCCCGCCGGACGGGTATCCCGCCGCGCGCAACGGCTACCTGGACCGGGCCACGGCATTGGCCACACTCGCCGAGACCCAGGCCGGGCTCACCCCGCTCGACCTCGACCTCGCGGGCCTGCTGCGATGGAGCCTCGACGCCGAACACCTCGCGCGGTGGCGCGCGTTGGACCCGGCGGTGCGTACCGGCATGAGCGGATGGCTTGCCGGCCGCGGCGGTCGAGGCGACGTGGTGGCCGCCGTTCTCCGGTGCTTCGCCGGGCCCTACGGTCCCGACGCCGTCGCCGTCGGACTGGTGCTCGCGGCTCTCAGCCATCCCGAGGTCCGGGACACGGCGCAGGTGCCGCGCACCATGCTGGAGACGCGGGTGGTCGACGGCGCTCTCGCCCCGTCCGTCGCCGCGGAATGGGGACGCGCGGCTGAAGGGCTGGTTCAGCGGCTGCTCGGCCAGGAGGGGCGGGCCGTGGCTGGCGGAATCCTGCGACGCGCCGAGGAGATCCTGGCCGGGCAGGGCGCCGCCGAGCTGTCTTATCCCAGCGCCGTCCTCGAATCCGGTCTCACCCAGCGCCTGCGGCACATTGGCTCGCAGGTCGCCGCGGTGCTGCGCAAGCGGCGGCTACGCGCCGAGGATCTGGGGCCGGTCGAACATGAGGTGGCGCGGCTGAACGCGCACGCGCTGGCCGCCGACCATGCCGAGCGGGTGAGTCGCGCCGAGATGGCCGTTCGGCTGCTGCGCTGGCTGGCCCAGGAGGCCGCGTCCGCCCGACCACCGGCGCCGAGCCTTGCCGAGGCGTCCCGTCGGCAGCAGGACCAGGACGCATGGGTCGACCTGGCCCGGGCGCGGGTGTGGGAGGGCGACGTCGATCAGGTGGTCGCCGCAGCCTACCGGACACTGTGCACGACGGTCGACGCCCGTCGCCGCGAACACGAACGGCGGTTCGCGAATCTGCTCGCCGACCACACCCGCACCGGGTCGACGCTGGGCGAGCTGCTGCCGGTGGAGGACGTGCTCGACCAGATCGTGGTGCCGCTGGCCGGCCGATGCCGGCTGCTGCTGCTCGTACTGGACGGGATGTCCACCGGGGTGGCGCGGGAGCTGCTCGCCGACCTGTCGACCCGGGGCTGGGTAGAACACACCCTCACCCCGGCCCGACCGGTGCTGGCCACCCTGCCGTCGGTCACCCGGACCTCGCGGACGAGCCTGCTGTGCGGGCGGCTCGTGGACGGCACGCAAAGCCAGGAGAAGGCATCCTTCGCCGAGCGGGGCTGGCCGCTGTTCCACAAGGGCGACCTCGCCGCGGCCGGTGCCGGCGAGGTGCTTGAGCCGCGCGTCGCGGACGCGATCAGGGGCGACGCCCCCGTGGTCGGCATCGTTGTGAACACCGTCGACGACACCCTGGACAAGGGTGGGCGCACCCCCTGGACCGCCAGCTCGGTCGATCGGCTGCTCGACCTGCTGGCCACCGCGGACGGATCGGGCCGGGCCGTCCTGCTGGTCAGCGACCACGGCCACGTCCATGAACGCGGCTCCCGGCTGGTTTCCGACGACAGCGGCGGCGCGCGGTGGCGATCATCGGCGCGCCCGCCCGACGAGGACGAGGTCACGCTCATCGGCCCGCGGGTGCTGCTGGGCGGCGGCCGGATCGTCGCCGCCTGGAACGAACGGCTACGTTATACGGCCCTGCGCAACGGCTACCACGGCGGCGCCAGTGCCCAGGAGATCGTGATCCCGTTGGCGCTGCTGCGTCGGGTCGACCTCGACCTGCCCGGTTGGACTCCCTTGCACCATGCCGCGCCTCCCTGGTGGGTGGAGCCGATGGCCACGGGCACCACGCCGGCCACAGGCACCACGCCGGCCACGGGCACCACGCCGGCCACGGGCACCACGCCGGCCACGGGCACCACGCCGGCCGGACATGCCGGCTCGGCCGCACAGCCGGACCTCGGTCTGTTCGACGAGTCCGAGGTGACGCCGCAACCGTGGGTGGATCGCGTGCTCGATACCGAGGTGATGCGGGCTCGGCTCGCCCGGATGCGTCGCGGGGCCATGCCCGCGGACCGGCTCGGGGTGCTCCTGCGGGCGCTCGACGCCCGTGGCGGCGCCGCCACGCGGGCCACGGTCGCCCGCGCGCTCGACGTGCCGGACGCGCGGATCGCCAGCCACCTCGCCGCGGCGCAGCGGGTGCTGAACATCGACGGCTACGAGGTGCTGCGGATCGATGGTGACACCGTGCGGCTGAACGCCGCGTTGCTGGCGACGCAGGCCGGTCTGACGTGACCATCTCCGAACAACGCCGACGGGAGGTGATCGACGCGCTTCGGCGCGGAACCGTGCCGCGGCAGGGCCTGGATGTGCTCGCGGTCGGTCTTGACCGCTTCACCACGGCGATCGAGGAGGATCTCGACCGGCTCGCCGGCGGACAGGCGACGTTCCGGGCGATCCGCGGCGATTACGGCGCGGGAAAGACGTTCTTCACCCGCTGGCTCGCCGAGCGGGCCAAGGCCCGGGGGTTCGCCACCGCCGAGATCGCGATCTCCGAGAACGAGACCCCGCTGCACCGGCTCGAAACGGTCTACCGCCGGCTCGCCGAACGGCTCGCGACCGCCGAATTCGCGCCGAGCGCGCTGCGTCCCATCGTCGATTCCTGGTTCTTCGCGCTGGAGGAGGACGTTCTCGCCGGCGGCGAGGTCGTCGAGAATGAGCTGGCGCGCCGGGTCGACGAGTTGCTGGAACAGCGGCTGGCCGCCGTCGGGCGGGTCGCGCCGTCCTTCTCAGCCGCCCTACGGGCGTACCGGCGGGCGACCGCGGCCGGCGAAACCGCGGCCGCGGAGGGACTGATCGCTTGGCTGGGCGGGCAACCGCACGTGGCGGCGGCGGTGAAACGGGCCGGCGGTGTCCGGGGCGACCTCGATCACGACGGAGCGCTCGGCTTCCTGCAGGGGCTGCTCGCGGTGCTCACCGACAGCGGCCATGCCGGTCTCGTGGTCGTCCTCGACGAGGTCGAGACGCTGCAGCGGGTCCGGGGCGACATGCGTGACAAGGCGCTCAACGCGCTGCGCCAGCTCATCGACGACGTGGACGCTGGGCGATTCCCCGGGCTGATGCTCGTCATCACCGGCACTCCCGCGTTCTTCGACGGACCGCAGGGAGCGCAACGGCTCGCCCCGCTCGCGCAGCGGCTCCACGTCGACTTCCTCCCGGATCAAGCTTTCGATAACCCTCGGGCGGTGCAGCTGCGACTGCCCGGGTTCAACCGGGATTCCCTGCTGGAGCTCGGCGGCCGGATCCGGGAGCTGTACAGCTCCGGCCATGGTGATCCGGAGCGGTTCGCCACGGCAGTGGACGAAGGCTACCTGGCCGAGTTCGCGCAGGCCGTGGTCGGGCAGTTCGGCGGGCGAGTAGGCGTCGCGCCCCGCATCTTCGTGAAGAAACTCGTCGATGTGCTCGACCGCGTCGACCAGCATCCCGCCTTCGATCCCCGGCGTGCGTACGTCCCGCGGCTGTCCGCCACCGAGCTCACCGACACCGAACGTGCGGCGATGCCCAGCCCGCCACAACCGCCCCCGGCGGCATCGGTCGACGACATCGACCTACCGCTGTGATCTCCCGGACGTCCGGGGCCTCGGGGGCTTCCGGGGCCCCGGGGGCTTCCGGGGCTTCCGGGGCCTCGGGCTTCGCCGCCCTCGACCCGGCCGTCCAGTATCACGTCGTCAACAGTCTGCGGTGGCCTGCCCTGCGCCCGTTGCAGGAGGCGGCGATACGTCCGGTCCTCGACGGGCATGACGTGCTGCTGCTGGCACCGACCGCCGGTGGGAAAACCGAGGCGGTGGCGCTGCCCCTGCTGTCCCGGATGGCCGGGGAGAAATGGCGCGGGCTGTCGGTGCTGTATGTGTGTCCGCTGCGGGCGTTGCTGAACAACCTCGAACCGCGGCTGGCCGCGATGTGCGAATGGCTCGGCCGGCGGGCCGCCGTCTGGCATGGAGATGTCGCCGACTCGGTGCGCGGGCGGCTGGCCGTGGATCCGCCGGATCTTCTGCTGACCACCCCGGAGTCGATCGAGGCGATGCTCGTCTCCGCGCGCGTCGATCATCGATGGCTCTTCGCCGGCCTGCGGACGGTTGTCGTCGACGAGGTCCACGCCTTCGCCGGTGACGACCGCGGTTGGCATCTGCTGGGGGTGTTGGCCCGGTTACGCGGGCTCGCCAACCGGGCGGTACAGCGGATTGGTTTGTCCGCAACTGTCGGGAACCCGGACGTACTGCTCGACTGGCTCGCGGACGGATCCGCCCGGCCGCGCGCGGTCGTCCGGCCGAGTGACGTGACGGCCACCACGGACGTGACGGCCACCACGGACGCGACAGCCACCACGGACGCGACAGCCACCACGGACGCGACAGCCACCACGGAGGTCGGGATCGACTACGTGGGCTCCCTGCGCAACGCCGCCCTCGTGGTCGCCCGCCTTCATCAGGGGATGAAGAGGCTGGTCTTCTGCGATTCCCGCAGCCAGGTCGAGGAGTTGACGGTTGCGCTGCGTGACCTCGGGGTACGGACGTATGTATCCCACTCGTCCCTGTCACGGGATGACCGGCGGCAGGCCGAGGCCGCCTTCGCGACATCCACCAACTGCGTCATCGTCGCCACTTCCACCTTGGAGCTGGGGATCGACGTCGGTGACCTGGACCGCGTCATCCAGATCGGTGCCCCCGCCACGGTGATCTCCTTCCTGCAACGCCTCGGGCGGACCGGGCGGCGCCCCGGGACCCGACGCAACACGCTGTTCCTGGCAACGTCGCAGAACTCTCTGTGGCTCGCGGCGGCTATCACGCTGCTGTGGCAACGCGGATACGTCGAGCCGGTCGTCCCGCCCGTGCTTCCCCGTC
Coding sequences within:
- a CDS encoding DEAD/DEAH box helicase; this translates as MISRTSGASGASGAPGASGASGASGFAALDPAVQYHVVNSLRWPALRPLQEAAIRPVLDGHDVLLLAPTAGGKTEAVALPLLSRMAGEKWRGLSVLYVCPLRALLNNLEPRLAAMCEWLGRRAAVWHGDVADSVRGRLAVDPPDLLLTTPESIEAMLVSARVDHRWLFAGLRTVVVDEVHAFAGDDRGWHLLGVLARLRGLANRAVQRIGLSATVGNPDVLLDWLADGSARPRAVVRPSDVTATTDVTATTDATATTDATATTDATATTEVGIDYVGSLRNAALVVARLHQGMKRLVFCDSRSQVEELTVALRDLGVRTYVSHSSLSRDDRRQAEAAFATSTNCVIVATSTLELGIDVGDLDRVIQIGAPATVISFLQRLGRTGRRPGTRRNTLFLATSQNSLWLAAAITLLWQRGYVEPVVPPVLPRHIVAQQILGLALQEGRLVDRDVWQWLGGLARTPGAVDVLAHLARSGFVVHTDGLVSIGPRAEKEYGRRYFLDLTSTFAGESMVQVWWGRSLLGQLPPIALAARPEHGPRVVLLGGRAWKVNHVDWRRRRVQVEPSRYPGRSRWNGGARVMSYPLAQAHLDVLAGQTAGIEISRRAADALDKLRAQHSFVSVSVSDEPGERTYLTRDPEKRPIWWTFAGFAANSALASGLGELVDADAPVGDLRLRLRPHVNSAALRTMLDVRRDDLVDALPAIDVEAADGLKFSAAIPLELAIETLAARLTDPSAVHATLKAIIREETAPPPGGW